The following are encoded in a window of Lates calcarifer isolate ASB-BC8 linkage group LG20, TLL_Latcal_v3, whole genome shotgun sequence genomic DNA:
- the picalma gene encoding phosphatidylinositol binding clathrin assembly protein a isoform X9 translates to MSGQSITDRITAAQHSVTGSAISKTVCKATTHEIMGPKKKHLDYLIQCTNEMNVNIPQLADTLFERTTNTSWVVVFKSLTATHHLMVYGNERFIQYLASRNTLFNLSNFLDKSGLQGYDMSTFIRRYSRYLNEKAVSYRQVAFDFTKVKRGSDGLMRTMNTEKLLKTIPIIQSQMDVLLDFNVNANELTNGVINAAFMLLFKDAIRLFAAYNEGIINLLEKYFDMKKVQCKDGLDIYKKFLTRMTRISEFLKVAEQVGIDRGDIPDLSQAPSSLLDALEQHLASLEGKKVKDSTAASRASTLSNAVSSLANTGISFTKVDEREKQAALEEEQARLKALKEQRLKELQKNPTTDSSPVSTVGGTISSAPAIDLFSTPSSTNSTSKAANDLLDLQPAFQQPLPLSTTSTWGGFTASPTPHQPQNSRGLNVDFDSVFGNNANANNLDSTGGILKPTVTSSPNQGMTQNGQQPNKLVSNDLDSSLANLVGNLGIGNGTAKNDLHWSQPGEKKLTGGTNWQPKTAPSTTWNPATMAPSVMAFPATTPTGMMAYAMPPHMGSMMMTQPTMMYTQPVMRPANPFGPNPGPQSPTTSSPSSLSPLRVPGKDPLAQLFLQNFL, encoded by the exons ACTTGATTCAGTGTACAAATGAGATGAATGTGAACATCCCTCAGCTGGCTGACACCCTGTTTGAGAGGACCACCAACACCAGCTGGGTGGTCGTCTTCAAATCCCTCACCGCCACACACCATCTGATGGTCTACGGCAATGAG agATTTATACAGTATCTGGCTTCAAGGAACACACTATTCAACCTCAGCAATTTTTTGGACAAAAGTGGCCTACAAG GTTATGATATGTCAACGTTCATAAGGAGGTATAGCCGCTACCTGAATGAGAAGGCTGTCTCCTACAGACAAGTTGCTTTTGACTTCACTAAAGTAAAAAGAGG GTCTGATGGATTGATGAGAACcatgaacacagagaaactccTCAAGACCATCCCTATCATCCAAAGTCAGATGGATGTGTTACTTGATTTCAAT GTCAATGCCAATGAACTGACAAATGGTGTGATCAATGCGGCCTTTATGCTTCTGTTCAAAGATGCGATCCGACTGTTTGCAGCCTACAATGAGGGCATCATCAACCTCCTGG AGAAATACTTTGACATGAAGAAAGTCCAGTGCAAAGATGGACTTGACATCTACAAGAAATTCCTCACACGAATGACGAGAATCTCAGAGTTCCTCAAAGTTGCAGAG CAAGTTGGGATTGATCGAGGGGACATTCCCGACCTGTCCCAG GCCCCCAGCAGCCTGCTGGATGCTCTGGAACAGCACTTGGCCTCTTTAGAGGGGAAGAAAGTCAAAGACTCAACAGCAGCCAGCAG GGCTAGCACCCTCTCCAATGCTGTGTCCTCTCTGGCCAACACTGGCATATCTTTCACCAAAGTGGACGAGAGGGAAAAACAGGCAGCCCTGGAGGAAGAGCAGGCTCGCCTAAAAGCACtaaaa GAGCAGCGACTGAAAGAGCTCCAGAAGAATCCAACCACAGACTCCTCCCCTGTCTCCACAGTGGGCGGGACAATCAGTTCAGCTCCTGCCATCGACCTCTTCTCCACCCCCAGCTCCACCAACAG CACATCCAAGGCAGCCAATGACCTTCTGGACCTGCAGCCAGCTTTCCAGCAGCCGCTGCCTCTCTCCACCACCAGCACATGGGGAG GGTTTACAGCCTCCCCAACACCACATCAGCCACAGAACTCTCGAGGCCTTAATGTCGACTTTGACTCAGTATTTGGCAACAACGCCAATGCCAATAACCTGGATTCTACAG GTGGCATCCTCAAACCCACAGTCACATCCTCACCCAATCAGGGTATGACCCAGAACGGCCAACAGCCCAACAAACTTGTCTCCAATGACCTGGACTCCTCACTGGCCAATCTTGTCGGCA ATCTGGGAATTGGCAACGGCACAGCAAAGAA TGATCTTCACTGGAGTCAGCCTGGTGAGAAGAAGCTGACGGGTGGAACCAACTGGCAACCCAAGACTGCTCCTTCTACCACCTGGAACCCTGCAACCATG GCTCCATCTGTCATGGCCTTCCCTGCAACCACACCGACAGGCATGATGGCATATGCAATG CCTCCCCACATGGGCTCCATGATGATGACACAGCCCACTATGATGTACACCCAGCCTGTGATGAGGCCAGCCAACCCCTTCGGTCCAAATCCAGGCCCGCAG TCACCCACAACTTCTAGTCCCTCCAGTCTCAGCCCCCTCAGAGTGCCAGGGAAGGACCCCCTTGCACAACTCTTTCTGCAGAATTTCTTATAG
- the picalma gene encoding phosphatidylinositol binding clathrin assembly protein a isoform X3 gives MSGQSITDRITAAQHSVTGSAISKTVCKATTHEIMGPKKKHLDYLIQCTNEMNVNIPQLADTLFERTTNTSWVVVFKSLTATHHLMVYGNERFIQYLASRNTLFNLSNFLDKSGLQGYDMSTFIRRYSRYLNEKAVSYRQVAFDFTKVKRGSDGLMRTMNTEKLLKTIPIIQSQMDVLLDFNVNANELTNGVINAAFMLLFKDAIRLFAAYNEGIINLLEKYFDMKKVQCKDGLDIYKKFLTRMTRISEFLKVAEQVGIDRGDIPDLSQAPSSLLDALEQHLASLEGKKVKDSTAASRASTLSNAVSSLANTGISFTKVDEREKQAALEEEQARLKALKEQRLKELQKNPTTDSSPVSTVGGTISSAPAIDLFSTPSSTNSTSKAANDLLDLQPAFQQPLPLSTTSTWGDPFTYAAEAVEESIPKSNPFLTLPVVDALHPSTASPDAGSLSSRTPSHEVFDHYTPFFDSGSGLAADLDTAAQIKSFITDSFSGPNPYTTLFQSEPPAVAGLFRGFTASPTPHQPQNSRGLNVDFDSVFGNNANANNLDSTDVLGGILKPTVTSSPNQGMTQNGQQPNKLVSNDLDSSLANLVGNLGIGNGTAKNDLHWSQPGEKKLTGGTNWQPKTAPSTTWNPATMAPSVMAFPATTPTGMMAYAMPPHMGSMMMTQPTMMYTQPVMRPANPFGPNPGPQMQFM, from the exons ACTTGATTCAGTGTACAAATGAGATGAATGTGAACATCCCTCAGCTGGCTGACACCCTGTTTGAGAGGACCACCAACACCAGCTGGGTGGTCGTCTTCAAATCCCTCACCGCCACACACCATCTGATGGTCTACGGCAATGAG agATTTATACAGTATCTGGCTTCAAGGAACACACTATTCAACCTCAGCAATTTTTTGGACAAAAGTGGCCTACAAG GTTATGATATGTCAACGTTCATAAGGAGGTATAGCCGCTACCTGAATGAGAAGGCTGTCTCCTACAGACAAGTTGCTTTTGACTTCACTAAAGTAAAAAGAGG GTCTGATGGATTGATGAGAACcatgaacacagagaaactccTCAAGACCATCCCTATCATCCAAAGTCAGATGGATGTGTTACTTGATTTCAAT GTCAATGCCAATGAACTGACAAATGGTGTGATCAATGCGGCCTTTATGCTTCTGTTCAAAGATGCGATCCGACTGTTTGCAGCCTACAATGAGGGCATCATCAACCTCCTGG AGAAATACTTTGACATGAAGAAAGTCCAGTGCAAAGATGGACTTGACATCTACAAGAAATTCCTCACACGAATGACGAGAATCTCAGAGTTCCTCAAAGTTGCAGAG CAAGTTGGGATTGATCGAGGGGACATTCCCGACCTGTCCCAG GCCCCCAGCAGCCTGCTGGATGCTCTGGAACAGCACTTGGCCTCTTTAGAGGGGAAGAAAGTCAAAGACTCAACAGCAGCCAGCAG GGCTAGCACCCTCTCCAATGCTGTGTCCTCTCTGGCCAACACTGGCATATCTTTCACCAAAGTGGACGAGAGGGAAAAACAGGCAGCCCTGGAGGAAGAGCAGGCTCGCCTAAAAGCACtaaaa GAGCAGCGACTGAAAGAGCTCCAGAAGAATCCAACCACAGACTCCTCCCCTGTCTCCACAGTGGGCGGGACAATCAGTTCAGCTCCTGCCATCGACCTCTTCTCCACCCCCAGCTCCACCAACAG CACATCCAAGGCAGCCAATGACCTTCTGGACCTGCAGCCAGCTTTCCAGCAGCCGCTGCCTCTCTCCACCACCAGCACATGGGGAG ATCCTTTCACCTATGCTGCAGAAGCTGTGGAGGAATCAATTCCAAAATCAAATCCTTTCCTCACACTACCTGTTGTTGATGCTCTCCACCCATCTACAGCGTCCCCTGACGCTGGCAGTCTGTCCTCTAGGACACCTAGCCATGAAGTGTTCG ATCATTACACTCCCTTTTTTGACTCAGGCTCTGGCCTTGCAGCTGATCTTGATACTGCTGCACAGATAAAGTCATTTATCACAG aCTCCTTCAGTGGGCCAAACCCTTACACCACCCTCTTCCAATCTGAGCCCCCTGCTGTAGCTGGTCTATTCAGAG GGTTTACAGCCTCCCCAACACCACATCAGCCACAGAACTCTCGAGGCCTTAATGTCGACTTTGACTCAGTATTTGGCAACAACGCCAATGCCAATAACCTGGATTCTACAG ATGTTTTAGGTGGCATCCTCAAACCCACAGTCACATCCTCACCCAATCAGGGTATGACCCAGAACGGCCAACAGCCCAACAAACTTGTCTCCAATGACCTGGACTCCTCACTGGCCAATCTTGTCGGCA ATCTGGGAATTGGCAACGGCACAGCAAAGAA TGATCTTCACTGGAGTCAGCCTGGTGAGAAGAAGCTGACGGGTGGAACCAACTGGCAACCCAAGACTGCTCCTTCTACCACCTGGAACCCTGCAACCATG GCTCCATCTGTCATGGCCTTCCCTGCAACCACACCGACAGGCATGATGGCATATGCAATG CCTCCCCACATGGGCTCCATGATGATGACACAGCCCACTATGATGTACACCCAGCCTGTGATGAGGCCAGCCAACCCCTTCGGTCCAAATCCAGGCCCGCAG ATGCAGTTTATGTAA
- the picalma gene encoding phosphatidylinositol binding clathrin assembly protein a isoform X8 yields the protein MSGQSITDRITAAQHSVTGSAISKTVCKATTHEIMGPKKKHLDYLIQCTNEMNVNIPQLADTLFERTTNTSWVVVFKSLTATHHLMVYGNERFIQYLASRNTLFNLSNFLDKSGLQGYDMSTFIRRYSRYLNEKAVSYRQVAFDFTKVKRGSDGLMRTMNTEKLLKTIPIIQSQMDVLLDFNVNANELTNGVINAAFMLLFKDAIRLFAAYNEGIINLLEKYFDMKKVQCKDGLDIYKKFLTRMTRISEFLKVAEQVGIDRGDIPDLSQAPSSLLDALEQHLASLEGKKVKDSTAASRASTLSNAVSSLANTGISFTKVDEREKQAALEEEQARLKALKEQRLKELQKNPTTDSSPVSTVGGTISSAPAIDLFSTPSSTNSTSKAANDLLDLQPAFQQPLPLSTTSTWGGFTASPTPHQPQNSRGLNVDFDSVFGNNANANNLDSTDVLGGILKPTVTSSPNQGMTQNGQQPNKLVSNDLDSSLANLVGNLGIGNGTAKNDLHWSQPGEKKLTGGTNWQPKTAPSTTWNPATMAPSVMAFPATTPTGMMAYAMPPHMGSMMMTQPTMMYTQPVMRPANPFGPNPGPQSPTTSSPSSLSPLRVPGKDPLAQLFLQNFL from the exons ACTTGATTCAGTGTACAAATGAGATGAATGTGAACATCCCTCAGCTGGCTGACACCCTGTTTGAGAGGACCACCAACACCAGCTGGGTGGTCGTCTTCAAATCCCTCACCGCCACACACCATCTGATGGTCTACGGCAATGAG agATTTATACAGTATCTGGCTTCAAGGAACACACTATTCAACCTCAGCAATTTTTTGGACAAAAGTGGCCTACAAG GTTATGATATGTCAACGTTCATAAGGAGGTATAGCCGCTACCTGAATGAGAAGGCTGTCTCCTACAGACAAGTTGCTTTTGACTTCACTAAAGTAAAAAGAGG GTCTGATGGATTGATGAGAACcatgaacacagagaaactccTCAAGACCATCCCTATCATCCAAAGTCAGATGGATGTGTTACTTGATTTCAAT GTCAATGCCAATGAACTGACAAATGGTGTGATCAATGCGGCCTTTATGCTTCTGTTCAAAGATGCGATCCGACTGTTTGCAGCCTACAATGAGGGCATCATCAACCTCCTGG AGAAATACTTTGACATGAAGAAAGTCCAGTGCAAAGATGGACTTGACATCTACAAGAAATTCCTCACACGAATGACGAGAATCTCAGAGTTCCTCAAAGTTGCAGAG CAAGTTGGGATTGATCGAGGGGACATTCCCGACCTGTCCCAG GCCCCCAGCAGCCTGCTGGATGCTCTGGAACAGCACTTGGCCTCTTTAGAGGGGAAGAAAGTCAAAGACTCAACAGCAGCCAGCAG GGCTAGCACCCTCTCCAATGCTGTGTCCTCTCTGGCCAACACTGGCATATCTTTCACCAAAGTGGACGAGAGGGAAAAACAGGCAGCCCTGGAGGAAGAGCAGGCTCGCCTAAAAGCACtaaaa GAGCAGCGACTGAAAGAGCTCCAGAAGAATCCAACCACAGACTCCTCCCCTGTCTCCACAGTGGGCGGGACAATCAGTTCAGCTCCTGCCATCGACCTCTTCTCCACCCCCAGCTCCACCAACAG CACATCCAAGGCAGCCAATGACCTTCTGGACCTGCAGCCAGCTTTCCAGCAGCCGCTGCCTCTCTCCACCACCAGCACATGGGGAG GGTTTACAGCCTCCCCAACACCACATCAGCCACAGAACTCTCGAGGCCTTAATGTCGACTTTGACTCAGTATTTGGCAACAACGCCAATGCCAATAACCTGGATTCTACAG ATGTTTTAGGTGGCATCCTCAAACCCACAGTCACATCCTCACCCAATCAGGGTATGACCCAGAACGGCCAACAGCCCAACAAACTTGTCTCCAATGACCTGGACTCCTCACTGGCCAATCTTGTCGGCA ATCTGGGAATTGGCAACGGCACAGCAAAGAA TGATCTTCACTGGAGTCAGCCTGGTGAGAAGAAGCTGACGGGTGGAACCAACTGGCAACCCAAGACTGCTCCTTCTACCACCTGGAACCCTGCAACCATG GCTCCATCTGTCATGGCCTTCCCTGCAACCACACCGACAGGCATGATGGCATATGCAATG CCTCCCCACATGGGCTCCATGATGATGACACAGCCCACTATGATGTACACCCAGCCTGTGATGAGGCCAGCCAACCCCTTCGGTCCAAATCCAGGCCCGCAG TCACCCACAACTTCTAGTCCCTCCAGTCTCAGCCCCCTCAGAGTGCCAGGGAAGGACCCCCTTGCACAACTCTTTCTGCAGAATTTCTTATAG
- the picalma gene encoding phosphatidylinositol binding clathrin assembly protein a isoform X1 produces MSGQSITDRITAAQHSVTGSAISKTVCKATTHEIMGPKKKHLDYLIQCTNEMNVNIPQLADTLFERTTNTSWVVVFKSLTATHHLMVYGNERFIQYLASRNTLFNLSNFLDKSGLQGYDMSTFIRRYSRYLNEKAVSYRQVAFDFTKVKRGSDGLMRTMNTEKLLKTIPIIQSQMDVLLDFNVNANELTNGVINAAFMLLFKDAIRLFAAYNEGIINLLEKYFDMKKVQCKDGLDIYKKFLTRMTRISEFLKVAEQVGIDRGDIPDLSQAPSSLLDALEQHLASLEGKKVKDSTAASRASTLSNAVSSLANTGISFTKVDEREKQAALEEEQARLKALKEQRLKELQKNPTTDSSPVSTVGGTISSAPAIDLFSTPSSTNSTSKAANDLLDLQPAFQQPLPLSTTSTWGDPFTYAAEAVEESIPKSNPFLTLPVVDALHPSTASPDAGSLSSRTPSHEVFDHYTPFFDSGSGLAADLDTAAQIKSFITDSFSGPNPYTTLFQSEPPAVAGLFRGFTASPTPHQPQNSRGLNVDFDSVFGNNANANNLDSTDVLGGILKPTVTSSPNQGMTQNGQQPNKLVSNDLDSSLANLVGNLGIGNGTAKNDLHWSQPGEKKLTGGTNWQPKTAPSTTWNPATMAPSVMAFPATTPTGMMAYAMPPHMGSMMMTQPTMMYTQPVMRPANPFGPNPGPQSPTTSSPSSLSPLRVPGKDPLAQLFLQNFL; encoded by the exons ACTTGATTCAGTGTACAAATGAGATGAATGTGAACATCCCTCAGCTGGCTGACACCCTGTTTGAGAGGACCACCAACACCAGCTGGGTGGTCGTCTTCAAATCCCTCACCGCCACACACCATCTGATGGTCTACGGCAATGAG agATTTATACAGTATCTGGCTTCAAGGAACACACTATTCAACCTCAGCAATTTTTTGGACAAAAGTGGCCTACAAG GTTATGATATGTCAACGTTCATAAGGAGGTATAGCCGCTACCTGAATGAGAAGGCTGTCTCCTACAGACAAGTTGCTTTTGACTTCACTAAAGTAAAAAGAGG GTCTGATGGATTGATGAGAACcatgaacacagagaaactccTCAAGACCATCCCTATCATCCAAAGTCAGATGGATGTGTTACTTGATTTCAAT GTCAATGCCAATGAACTGACAAATGGTGTGATCAATGCGGCCTTTATGCTTCTGTTCAAAGATGCGATCCGACTGTTTGCAGCCTACAATGAGGGCATCATCAACCTCCTGG AGAAATACTTTGACATGAAGAAAGTCCAGTGCAAAGATGGACTTGACATCTACAAGAAATTCCTCACACGAATGACGAGAATCTCAGAGTTCCTCAAAGTTGCAGAG CAAGTTGGGATTGATCGAGGGGACATTCCCGACCTGTCCCAG GCCCCCAGCAGCCTGCTGGATGCTCTGGAACAGCACTTGGCCTCTTTAGAGGGGAAGAAAGTCAAAGACTCAACAGCAGCCAGCAG GGCTAGCACCCTCTCCAATGCTGTGTCCTCTCTGGCCAACACTGGCATATCTTTCACCAAAGTGGACGAGAGGGAAAAACAGGCAGCCCTGGAGGAAGAGCAGGCTCGCCTAAAAGCACtaaaa GAGCAGCGACTGAAAGAGCTCCAGAAGAATCCAACCACAGACTCCTCCCCTGTCTCCACAGTGGGCGGGACAATCAGTTCAGCTCCTGCCATCGACCTCTTCTCCACCCCCAGCTCCACCAACAG CACATCCAAGGCAGCCAATGACCTTCTGGACCTGCAGCCAGCTTTCCAGCAGCCGCTGCCTCTCTCCACCACCAGCACATGGGGAG ATCCTTTCACCTATGCTGCAGAAGCTGTGGAGGAATCAATTCCAAAATCAAATCCTTTCCTCACACTACCTGTTGTTGATGCTCTCCACCCATCTACAGCGTCCCCTGACGCTGGCAGTCTGTCCTCTAGGACACCTAGCCATGAAGTGTTCG ATCATTACACTCCCTTTTTTGACTCAGGCTCTGGCCTTGCAGCTGATCTTGATACTGCTGCACAGATAAAGTCATTTATCACAG aCTCCTTCAGTGGGCCAAACCCTTACACCACCCTCTTCCAATCTGAGCCCCCTGCTGTAGCTGGTCTATTCAGAG GGTTTACAGCCTCCCCAACACCACATCAGCCACAGAACTCTCGAGGCCTTAATGTCGACTTTGACTCAGTATTTGGCAACAACGCCAATGCCAATAACCTGGATTCTACAG ATGTTTTAGGTGGCATCCTCAAACCCACAGTCACATCCTCACCCAATCAGGGTATGACCCAGAACGGCCAACAGCCCAACAAACTTGTCTCCAATGACCTGGACTCCTCACTGGCCAATCTTGTCGGCA ATCTGGGAATTGGCAACGGCACAGCAAAGAA TGATCTTCACTGGAGTCAGCCTGGTGAGAAGAAGCTGACGGGTGGAACCAACTGGCAACCCAAGACTGCTCCTTCTACCACCTGGAACCCTGCAACCATG GCTCCATCTGTCATGGCCTTCCCTGCAACCACACCGACAGGCATGATGGCATATGCAATG CCTCCCCACATGGGCTCCATGATGATGACACAGCCCACTATGATGTACACCCAGCCTGTGATGAGGCCAGCCAACCCCTTCGGTCCAAATCCAGGCCCGCAG TCACCCACAACTTCTAGTCCCTCCAGTCTCAGCCCCCTCAGAGTGCCAGGGAAGGACCCCCTTGCACAACTCTTTCTGCAGAATTTCTTATAG
- the picalma gene encoding phosphatidylinositol binding clathrin assembly protein a isoform X7 produces the protein MSGQSITDRITAAQHSVTGSAISKTVCKATTHEIMGPKKKHLDYLIQCTNEMNVNIPQLADTLFERTTNTSWVVVFKSLTATHHLMVYGNERFIQYLASRNTLFNLSNFLDKSGLQGYDMSTFIRRYSRYLNEKAVSYRQVAFDFTKVKRGSDGLMRTMNTEKLLKTIPIIQSQMDVLLDFNVNANELTNGVINAAFMLLFKDAIRLFAAYNEGIINLLEKYFDMKKVQCKDGLDIYKKFLTRMTRISEFLKVAEQVGIDRGDIPDLSQAPSSLLDALEQHLASLEGKKVKDSTAASRASTLSNAVSSLANTGISFTKVDEREKQAALEEEQARLKALKEQRLKELQKNPTTDSSPVSTVGGTISSAPAIDLFSTPSSTNSTSKAANDLLDLQPAFQQPLPLSTTSTWGDSFSGPNPYTTLFQSEPPAVAGLFRGFTASPTPHQPQNSRGLNVDFDSVFGNNANANNLDSTDVLGGILKPTVTSSPNQGMTQNGQQPNKLVSNDLDSSLANLVGNLGIGNGTAKNDLHWSQPGEKKLTGGTNWQPKTAPSTTWNPATMAPSVMAFPATTPTGMMAYAMPPHMGSMMMTQPTMMYTQPVMRPANPFGPNPGPQSPTTSSPSSLSPLRVPGKDPLAQLFLQNFL, from the exons ACTTGATTCAGTGTACAAATGAGATGAATGTGAACATCCCTCAGCTGGCTGACACCCTGTTTGAGAGGACCACCAACACCAGCTGGGTGGTCGTCTTCAAATCCCTCACCGCCACACACCATCTGATGGTCTACGGCAATGAG agATTTATACAGTATCTGGCTTCAAGGAACACACTATTCAACCTCAGCAATTTTTTGGACAAAAGTGGCCTACAAG GTTATGATATGTCAACGTTCATAAGGAGGTATAGCCGCTACCTGAATGAGAAGGCTGTCTCCTACAGACAAGTTGCTTTTGACTTCACTAAAGTAAAAAGAGG GTCTGATGGATTGATGAGAACcatgaacacagagaaactccTCAAGACCATCCCTATCATCCAAAGTCAGATGGATGTGTTACTTGATTTCAAT GTCAATGCCAATGAACTGACAAATGGTGTGATCAATGCGGCCTTTATGCTTCTGTTCAAAGATGCGATCCGACTGTTTGCAGCCTACAATGAGGGCATCATCAACCTCCTGG AGAAATACTTTGACATGAAGAAAGTCCAGTGCAAAGATGGACTTGACATCTACAAGAAATTCCTCACACGAATGACGAGAATCTCAGAGTTCCTCAAAGTTGCAGAG CAAGTTGGGATTGATCGAGGGGACATTCCCGACCTGTCCCAG GCCCCCAGCAGCCTGCTGGATGCTCTGGAACAGCACTTGGCCTCTTTAGAGGGGAAGAAAGTCAAAGACTCAACAGCAGCCAGCAG GGCTAGCACCCTCTCCAATGCTGTGTCCTCTCTGGCCAACACTGGCATATCTTTCACCAAAGTGGACGAGAGGGAAAAACAGGCAGCCCTGGAGGAAGAGCAGGCTCGCCTAAAAGCACtaaaa GAGCAGCGACTGAAAGAGCTCCAGAAGAATCCAACCACAGACTCCTCCCCTGTCTCCACAGTGGGCGGGACAATCAGTTCAGCTCCTGCCATCGACCTCTTCTCCACCCCCAGCTCCACCAACAG CACATCCAAGGCAGCCAATGACCTTCTGGACCTGCAGCCAGCTTTCCAGCAGCCGCTGCCTCTCTCCACCACCAGCACATGGGGAG aCTCCTTCAGTGGGCCAAACCCTTACACCACCCTCTTCCAATCTGAGCCCCCTGCTGTAGCTGGTCTATTCAGAG GGTTTACAGCCTCCCCAACACCACATCAGCCACAGAACTCTCGAGGCCTTAATGTCGACTTTGACTCAGTATTTGGCAACAACGCCAATGCCAATAACCTGGATTCTACAG ATGTTTTAGGTGGCATCCTCAAACCCACAGTCACATCCTCACCCAATCAGGGTATGACCCAGAACGGCCAACAGCCCAACAAACTTGTCTCCAATGACCTGGACTCCTCACTGGCCAATCTTGTCGGCA ATCTGGGAATTGGCAACGGCACAGCAAAGAA TGATCTTCACTGGAGTCAGCCTGGTGAGAAGAAGCTGACGGGTGGAACCAACTGGCAACCCAAGACTGCTCCTTCTACCACCTGGAACCCTGCAACCATG GCTCCATCTGTCATGGCCTTCCCTGCAACCACACCGACAGGCATGATGGCATATGCAATG CCTCCCCACATGGGCTCCATGATGATGACACAGCCCACTATGATGTACACCCAGCCTGTGATGAGGCCAGCCAACCCCTTCGGTCCAAATCCAGGCCCGCAG TCACCCACAACTTCTAGTCCCTCCAGTCTCAGCCCCCTCAGAGTGCCAGGGAAGGACCCCCTTGCACAACTCTTTCTGCAGAATTTCTTATAG